The Pagrus major chromosome 10, Pma_NU_1.0 genome contains a region encoding:
- the LOC141003971 gene encoding uncharacterized protein: protein MDFICLSRQDPPFSASGWLSSLSDQQCNQSETEEEPLTHDRYLTLQHFVLHFLDFHSTDDFDGRLDVCCREKMICRILLLIRLSCVCGTFVVNVAQTSYQAEENQDITLEWMFTTTTGTSPNSIYIYCEMNTDHKASVLFHLYGGVEVPESRDQQFVGRVQWDKDVFRDGRLRLHVSRLRTEDSGRYLCEVSTNSGVDFGDCRLDVSEPKSVQTTTETPLLPRTFQTPEPKNETTVKGGRSHLAMVTAVVFCSLLILVGGVAGYLHRHGCQKPKFLKNDDQSNLPPV, encoded by the exons ATGGACTTCATCTGTTTATCTCGCCAAGACCCGCCCTTCTCTGCCTCTGGTTGGCTCTCCTCGTTGAGTGATCAACaatgtaaccaatcagagacggaggaggagccTCTAACCCACGACAGGTATCTGACTCTCCAGCATTTTGTGCTTCACTTCTTGGACTTTCACTCTACAGATGACTTCGACGGTCGTCTGGACGTCTGCTGCAG GGAGAAGATGATCTGCAGGATCCTGCTGCTCATCAGGCtcagctgtgtctgtg GAACATTTGTAGTGAATGTGGCACAGACCTCCTATCAGGCAGAGGAGAACCAGGACATCACACTGGAATGGATGTTCACAACCACAACTGGCACTTCCCCCAACTCCATTTATATTTACTGTGAGATGAACACTGATCACAAAGCTTCAGTCCTGTTTCATCTATATGGAGGTGTTGAGGTCCCAGAGTCTCGGGATCAACAGTTTGTAGGACGAGTCCAGTGGGACAAAGACGTCTTCAGAGACGGACGACTCAGACTTCATGTGTCCAGACTCAGGACTGAGGACTCAGGCCGGTACCTGTGTGAAGTGAGCACAAACTCTGGTGTGGACTTTGGTGATTGTCGGCTCGACGTCTCTG AACCAAAGTCTGTTCAAACAACGACAGAGACACCGCTGCTTCCCAGAACTTTCCAGACTCCAGAGCCAAAGAACGAGACAACTGTTAAAG GTGGTCGGTCCCATCTCGCTATGGTGACAGCTGTGGTTTTCTGCAGCTTACTAATCTTGGTTGGTGGAGTCGCCGGATATTTACACAGACACGGGTGTCAAAAACCAAAG TTTCTGAAGAATGACGACCAAAGCAATCTACCTCCAGTCTAG